Within the Deinococcus peraridilitoris DSM 19664 genome, the region CACGCTGATTGTCGGAGAGGAAGCCGGGCAGGAGACCGCCATGCGGGTGCTGAACCGGATTGTGAAAGCAAAAGCTGAGCAGGTTGACGCTCGTGACGGTCACCATGACGCTATGACTGTGATGACGGCGGAGGTGTGTTGTGACTATCAGCGTCGATCTTGCGACGGATTCGGCCGGATCAGTCTCGACGATGCAGCCCCAACGCTCGAGCGAGGACACCCCACACACCCAGCGCTGCCGGAGCTTGAGCGGGTGTAGTCCCTGGCAGGGCGGCGTGCGTCATGACCTCAAGCCGCTCGACGGTCGCGCGGGCCGCGTGCAACTCAGCAGTGAGGACCGCCACCTCACCCCGTAGGCTGCTGACCTCACCCTGCAACGCCTGGCCGCTCTCGCGCTGATCGTCGAGCGAAGCGAGCACCGGCACCAGGTCGCTCTGACTGCTGGGCAGCTGGGCGAGCTGCGCGCGTAAGGCGGTCACTTCAGCCTGAAGGGCTTCAGACTGAGCCCGCTGGGCTTGCAGCTCCTCGAGCACCGGAGCGAGCACCACGCCCAGCGCTGCCCGCAGATCGTCCAGTGTGATGGTGCCCGGCACCCTCGCGGGCGTGATGACTCCACCCTCACTCTGCCCAGTGATGGCCCGCAGGGCACCCTCTACGCTCTGCCCAGGGTGAGCGAGCAGGGTGAGCGCGGGCCGCCTCGAGCAGCTCGACCGCCTGAAGGGGGTACAGCCGGTCCCGCATACGCCCGCTCTACGCGCTTTCGCTCTACGCGCTTTCCTCCCCCGTTCTAACGATGCGCGGCGCCACCAGCTCCCATAGGCTGTGAACATGGCAGTCCAAGTAGGGCAGGGCCCCGTGCTTCCGGAGCCGCAGGTCACGCCCGCGTACCAGCCGGCCGAATCCGCTATGCTCTTAGACACCCACAAGGCACGACCCGGGGCGACCCGGCCGAGGAGGTCACCGTGAAGCAGATCCTTAGGTTGGCGGTCAGCGCTCTCGCCCTCGCCCTCGGCCCGGCCGTGTCCCCTGCCCAAGCCCAAGCCGCAGCCCCACCCGTGCGCGCGTGGTCCGACGCGAAGGACCTACCGGACGCGCGGGGCGCAGCGCAACTGCTCGAGAGCGAGTACGCCGCGCGTTACGGACGGCCAGCCGCGACAGGCTCAGCGCCGAGCACGGGTGGATCGGCGGCGGCACGAGCGGCAGCAGTGAAGATGTACGACGATGCCATCGTGCAACTCGAGGCCATGCTCGCGAAGCTCAAACCCGACGCCCTACAGCGCGCCCAGCTTGTGGCCCAGCTTGAGGCGCTGAAGAAGGCGCGCGACCAGTTCGCGGCCCAGCCTGCGCCACAGCCGGCCGCGCCGAGGCCGGCACCCGCACCGCCCAAGTCCACCGGGCCGCTCACCCTCGCGCAGGCACTCACGAACACTCGGGCGCTGGTCGAGACTGGAAAGGGGCGTCAGTCCTTCGCTGCGCTCACCGCGAGCCCCGCCGGCAAGGATCCGAGGCGCGCCTCGGCCCTCGCGGCGGCGGCCGTGCTGCGCGACCGGCCCGTCGGCGCCCTCGCCGCCCTGCTCGCCGCCAGGGCAGCAGAGCCAAAGAACCCCTCGCACCTGGTGAACGCGGCCGGCCTGCTCAGCCTGCTCGGCCGGCCCGTCGAGGCGATCGCTCTGCTCGACGGTGCGGACGCCCTCAAGGTTCCGTTCCCCAGCGCGATGGGTCTGAACGGGCAGGCGGTGGCGCTGAACAACCGCGGGCACGCCCTGCTCGGGCTCGGCCGAGCCAAGGATGCGGAGGCGGTGCTGAGGCGGGCGGTATCGCTCGAGCCGCTGCTGGCGGAGGCGAGAACGAACCTGGCGATGGCGCTGCGGGCACAGAACAAGACCGAGGAGGCGGTGCGCTTCTTCCGGGCGGGGATGAGGCGGTCACCGCCCCCGAGCCAGCCGGCGGTCAAGCCGCCGCCCACCTCCGGGCAGACCCCACCCCCCGGGCAATCGGGGCAGCAGTCCGCGGACCCGTTCTCCCCGGAGGGAGCGGCGCAGCTGCCGGCCGAGCGGGTGTACGACCTGTCGCGCGGCGTGCGCGGGGACCTGCCGAGGATCAAATGGCCGAAGACGCCGGCGGAGGCCGAGGCGCAGCAGCCCAAGCTCGAGGCCATGATCGCGGAGATCAAGGGGCGCAACGCGACCTGGCACCAGCGCCTCCAGGTCCTGCAGGCCAGGCTCAAGCCGGTTCCGGGTCCGGGCAGCGATCTGAGCCATATGCGCGTCTCGGGGATCATCAACCGCATCGATGAGGCGCAGCACGAGCCGAGCTTGCGCCAGCTGTGGTCGACTGTCGAGGACGCCCGGTCGCGCAACAACGTCGAGGTGATGTTCAACGGCTCGCGCCTCGTGCCGGGAACGACGGGTGCCGTCCTGGACCAGAAGTTCAACCCGGCCACCGCGTCGGGCCGCTTCTGGGCGGAGGTGACGCGCCTCGGGCCTGAGAAGGCCAAAGAGGACAAAAAGTGTCCGGACAGGGAGCCGGGCAGCTCGGCCTGCCGCGAGGCGGTCCAGGTCAAGTACGACAAGCTCAATTGCGAGGCGGCCCGGAAGGGCCTGGACGAGTGGCGCGCAAGCGCGGTGCGGCTGGACAACGCGCTCGCCGCCTACTTCGCGCCGGCGTACAAGCTCATGACCGGCCTGGCCGCGAACATCAGCGACCCGGTTCAGCACCAGATCGCGGTGCTGTACATCGAGCGGGAGGTCGACAACCTCGTTTGGATCTACCTGCTCACGCCGGCGACCAGCCTCGGGCCGCTGCCGGCGTACTCGCAGTTCTGTAAGGAGCCCGGCGTCGCGGAGGATCCGAAGCCGGCCGTGCTCACGCCGGCGCAGCGTTGCATCCTTGGCGGGGCGACGTTCGAGGCGGACCTGTTCGTGGCCTCGGTCTCGTACGACTGCGAGAAGGTCGCGGTGGAGGTCGAGAAGGGCTTCCTGATCCTCGATGGCTTCGTCGAGGTGGAGTACGTGATCGAGGGGACCAAGACGGGCGAGGTCACGGTGGGCGTCGGCGTGAAGGGGGAGGTGGGCGGTGGCCCACTCGGGACGGGCGTGGAGGCGAAGGGCGGCTGCTACCTGACGGTGGACACGGGCACGGGGAAGTTTGTGGACGCGGGCGTGCGTGGCGGGGTGTCGGCCGGCGTTGCCGGGGGCGCGCTCCAGGTAGAGGCGAGCGGCTCGATCGTCGTGATCGCCGGATAGCAAGGTCCACGCCCAGCCACCGTGACGGCTTGCTTTGGGGTGGGGTGACGCGGGGGTCGTCCGACTCCCGTCGTCGACACTGGTGTCCGAGGTCGCTCGCGCCGACCCGTGCTGGTGCGAGATGCCGGCTGGGCCCGCCCCTTAAACTTCCCATTTGTTCCAGACCATCACGAAGCATCACCTTGGCAAGCAGGTGCGCAGCGGATTCTCCACCAGTAGCAAGGCGGCAGTGAAGTTGCAAGGGTTTGGTGGAGGGTCAGTTCATGCTGAGGGCTTGCTCCTCGAAGGCCACCGGCGAGCGGTAGCCGAGCGATGAATGACGACGTAGCCGGTTATAAAACACCTCAATCCACTCGAACACCTCACTGCGCGTCTGGGCGCGAGTTCCACGGGCCTGCCGAAGATCAAGTTCCGTCTTCAAGGTGGCGAAAAAGCTTTCCTGCACAGCATTATCCCAACACTCCCCTTTGTTGCTCATGCTCTGCACGGCTGCCAAGCGCTCCAAGGCTTGCCAGTACGCGTCGCTGGCGTATTGACTCCCCCGGTCCGAGTGGTGGAGCAACCCTGCCCCAGGGTTCCTCCGCTGTCTGGCCATGTTGAGCGCGTCGATGACCAGCGGCGTGTGGAGACGCTCGTTCAGAGACCAACCGACAATTCGCCTTGAGTACAGATCCATCACGGTGGCCAAATACAACCAGCTCTCTGTCGTGGGAAGGTAGGTGATGTCCGTCACCCACTTCTGGTTCGGGCCGTTCGCCTTGAAATCGCGGTCCAACACGTTCTCCGCGACTGGGTGGGTGTGTTTTGACTTCGTGGTGGTGCGGAACTTTCGCTTGCAGCGAACCTGGAGTTTGGCTGCCTTCATCAGGCGCCCGATTCGTTGGCGGCTGACCATGAGTCCCTCTTCGGCCAGGTCTTCCTTGATCCGGGGTGTCCCGTACGTTTCCCGGCTCCGCTGATGGTAAGTGATGATTTTTGCCGTCAATACACGGTCTTTTTGCACTCGATTGCACTCCGGCCTTCTCCGCCAGGCGTAATAGCCGCTCAGACTGACCTCCAGCACCTCGCACATCAGTTCCACTGGGAACGCCTCCTGGTGCTGATGGATAAACGCAAAGATCAGCTTTGTTTGGCGAAGAAGCGGGCAGGCGTCCAGGGGGGCGTCCGTTCTGCCCAAGACAGGCCAGTGCTTTTTTCAGGATGTCCCGTTCCTGACGGGTGATTTCCAGCTCACGTTCGAGCTGCTTGGTCCGGGCTTCCTGTTCAGAAAGAGCCATGACACCACGCCCTGTGAACGCCGGGCGTCCTGTAGCAGCCTGGGTCTCCTGCTGCTTTTTCCAGCGGGCCACGTAATTCGGGGGAACACCCAGGTCGCGGGCGATCTCGGCACAGCTTTTCCCTGTAGTTTGAACCAGTCGGACGGCTTCCTGCTTGAACTCGGCTGTGTACTGCTGCTTCGGGGTTACCATATCCGTCTCCAGTGTGGATCACACTGAACTTCCCCTCCACAAAACCCTAGCAAGACCAGCGTGAGTCACTGGAGGCGCCACTGATCTCAAGTTACAGGCAGAGTGAAGTGGAATGTCGTGCCCTCCCCAACTACGGACTCCACCCAGATGCTTCCGTCATGCTCCTCGATGATCTTCTTCACTACTGCCAACCCGATGCCGCTCCCAGAGAACTGCTTGTTACCGTGCAGGCGCTGAAAGATACCAAAGATCCGGTCAAAATACGCCGGGTCGACCCCAATCCCATTGTCACGTACCTGGAAACGCACCAGATCGCCTTCACGGATCGCTTGAACGTCCACCTCTGGCACTCGGCCCGGCGGCTGGAACTTCAAGGCATTCGCCACCAGATTCTGAAACACCTGCCGGAGTTGCGTCTCGTCCGCGATTACCTCTGGAACGTCACTCCATGTCACTTTGGCGTTCAGTTCCTGGATGGTGGCGTCCAGGTTTCCCAGTACGTCCTGGAGTACTTGTCCGGCGTCTACTCTGCGCACGCGTCGCTCACGTCCCAAGCGTGAGTAAGCCAGCAGGTCGTCGATCAAGGTGTCCATGCGCTTCGCGGCTTCCACCGTGAACGAGATCATCTGTTCTCCCTGCGCGTCCAGCTTGCCTTGATACCGGCGCTCAAGAAGTTGCAAATAACTGGTGATGGTCCGCAAAGGCGACTTCAGGTCATGTGACGCGACAGCGGCGAACTGAGCGAGTTCTGCATTGCTGCGCTGCAGTTCCTGGTTGACGCGCCGCACTTCCTGTTCAGCGAGCTGCTGCGCGGTAACGTCGTGCATCGCCACGACGGCACCGAGCTTCTCTCCGGATTCGCCGCGAATGACATTCCCACTGATGGACACGAAGCGTCTCGGCCTGTCCTCCGTGTCGATGATGATGGGCACGTCGCGTACGTCCTCGCCCTGAAGCGCCCGGAGCAGCGGAAGCTCCTCGGTTGCGAGGAGGGTGATGCCGTCCGGATGGTAGACGCCGTAATGTGACGCCCACTCGGAGGGCGGAAGAGACTCGGCGGGCAAGCCAACAATGCGGACGGCTGAGTCATTGAACAAAGTCAGCTGGCCGTGCTCGTCACACACCGCAATACCCTCAGCCAGGCTTTCCAGCAAGGCGCGCAGGAAGGAGCGCTCCTGAGCCAGGTCCTGGGTGCGTTCCCGCACACGCGACTCCAGATCCGCGTTCAATCGGTGCAGTTCCGCCTCGGCATGTTTGCGTTCGGTGATATTCGAGATCACCGCGATCAAATACTGCGGTTCTCCATCAGCGCCTCGGACGACCGTCACGCCTGAATTCGACCAGACGATCTCACGATTCTTGCGGACGTAGCGTTTCTCCAGCGTCACCGCGGCACGTTCCCCGGATATCACTGTCTGCAACGCGGCGAAGCTCTCGTTCAGGTCCGGCGGGTAGGTGACGTCCTTGACGCTCATGCCCGCGAGTTCTGCCTGGCTGTACCCAAGGAACGCGGCGGCAGCGGGGTTCACATCGATAAAATGGCCGTTCAGGTCAATACGAGTCACACCGACGATGGTGTACTCCACCAGAGCGCGGTAGCGTGCTTCCCGCTCTCGGAGTCGCTGTTCCGCCTCGTGATGCTCCGTGATGTCCTCGTGAACACCCACCCACTCCAGTAACGTCCCGTCCTCGTTCCGGACGGGAGTGGCGCGGGCGCGCATGAAGCGATACGCGCCATCGTGACGGCGCAGACGGTGTTCCACCCGGTATAGGGCCTGCGTGTTCACCGCCTGCTTCCAGGCAAGCTGGGTGCGTTCCCGGTCATCCGGGTGAATCGCGTCCAGCCAGCCCCATCCGAGTTGCTGCTCGGCGGTCTGTCCGGTGAAGTTCTGCCACGCGGGCTGCTCGACGATCACTTCCCCCGTTGAAGCGCGGTTCCAGACGATCTGGCTGGTCGCTTCCACCAGGGAGCGGAAACGCCGTTCGCTGTGGCGCGCCGTCTGGTACAGCTGCGCGTTGTTCAAAGCGATGGCTGCCTGTGTGGCCAGGCTGAGGGCCGCACGCTCGGCGGTGTCGTTGAAGATGCCCGCTTCAGGGTGGCCGAAGAAGAACCCGCCGATGGCGGTTCCTTCGCGGGTGACGACTGGTACCGCGAGATAACTCCTCACCGGCAGGTGCCCTGGTAGCATGCCATGATAAGGGGCATTTTGCCCGTACAGGGCATCCTGAGTGATGTCGTCAGACCGGACGACACCTTCATTGCGGAAGGTCGGGCCGAACACTGCCGTCATGTGGGGCATCGGGTAGTGCGCGAACGCTTCTGGGGGTGCGCCGGAGAGCGCATAGAGGTTTAGAAGCGAGCCATTGTGATCCGGCAAGGTGTAGAAGAACGCCCCGAATTGAGCACCAGTGAGCTCAACTCCGGCGTCGGTGACTGCTTGCACAACTTTCTGAACGTCGAGTTCTGCGGAGATGGTCTGGTTCACGCGGTTGAGGGTTTCGAGTTGCTGGGCCTGCTTCTGGCGGGCCAGTTCAGCTTGTTTCTGTGGGGACAAGTCACGAAGGGTGGCGACCCAGGAATGAAGCTGAGGACCAGGTTGAGCGCACAACTCAAACGGGTGTGGTTCACCAGCGACTGGAATTTCAAGTTCGAGGGTGAACGGCGTTTGACCTCGCAAAGCGTCATGCACGCTGGGAGCGGAAAACTGTTCTGCTGCGGGGAGGTACGCGGTGATGTTCGTATGCGAAGCAAGGGCTTCCGCACTTTGAGTGTGAGCCACAAACGCCTGGTTGACGAAGGTGATGTTGCCCTGGAAGTCAAGAACCCAGAGCAAGCAATGGAGGGTGTCAAGCAGTTGTTCGTGAGCAGCGCTGACCCCCGGAGAGTTCCAGCTAGGCCGGGTCATAACGACAGTATCTCAGATGTCAGGACACGTCGGAACTTAGGCGAACGCAAAGGAAAGGTACGCACAGATTCAAGTACTTCAGGTTGGACGCGTGTCGCATTCTGATAAGTGGCTAGCGGGTAGGGAACGGGTGATCCTGGGAGCGGACCGGACTACGGGCAAAGCGCGTGCAGGCGGCGGCGAACAGGCCGAATGCCATCACCAATTCCGCTCACGCTAGCCACTTAGCCATGTCGTAAATGGGGCGAGTCTCGCAACGGAGGACTTCCTGCCGGTCGGCGAGGTTGCGGGCATTCAAGCGTGCCAACTTCCCTCCTACCCACTATTCAAGCGCTTTTTGCCGGCGTAGCTTTTTTGAGTGCCCGCCTCTGTTGAAGGCATGGATACCGCGTTCGTCTTTCTATCACTCGTACTGCATCAGGGAGGCAGCGTTGGAGTTTACGCTTGTTACTGAGGGGAGCACTATGGCAACTTTTCTTCTTATCACCGCGAATAGGGATTGCGATTGGGAGGGTTTTATGGTGAGGCAGCGAGGTCACGGAATTTGAGGTTGTAGGCCAGGATCAGCAGCGCCACCTTGAGTTTCAGACTCGCCAGAGTCTTGACCTGTCCCCAGCGCATCCCCATGCCTGGGGTCGTTGAATGAGATGATCCCGGAGGGGGTCACGGAAAGGGAGTGGCTGGCCTCCGCAAGATGCGGGTCTCATGTCCGCACCACTCCCACTGGAAAGTCTAGCCTGCGTGTTCCCCGATTGCCCGCTCTACGGCCAGAAAGGGCAAGGGAACCTGATCGTCCGCAAGACCTACGGCCCCTAAGGCACGCGTTACCTGCGTTGTCGTCGCTGTCAGCGTGAGTTCAGCGAGCGGAAGGGCACAGCGTTGTGGAACAGCAAAATCCCTCCAGAGCAGTTCGTTTCCGCTGCGCTGCATCTGACCGAAGGCAACTCGATCAGCGCCACCGCACGCCTGGTGGGATTGCATCACGACACGGTCGAACGCATTGCCCTGGTCAGCGGTCCACA harbors:
- a CDS encoding PAS domain S-box protein, translated to MSPQKQAELARQKQAQQLETLNRVNQTISAELDVQKVVQAVTDAGVELTGAQFGAFFYTLPDHNGSLLNLYALSGAPPEAFAHYPMPHMTAVFGPTFRNEGVVRSDDITQDALYGQNAPYHGMLPGHLPVRSYLAVPVVTREGTAIGGFFFGHPEAGIFNDTAERAALSLATQAAIALNNAQLYQTARHSERRFRSLVEATSQIVWNRASTGEVIVEQPAWQNFTGQTAEQQLGWGWLDAIHPDDRERTQLAWKQAVNTQALYRVEHRLRRHDGAYRFMRARATPVRNEDGTLLEWVGVHEDITEHHEAEQRLREREARYRALVEYTIVGVTRIDLNGHFIDVNPAAAAFLGYSQAELAGMSVKDVTYPPDLNESFAALQTVISGERAAVTLEKRYVRKNREIVWSNSGVTVVRGADGEPQYLIAVISNITERKHAEAELHRLNADLESRVRERTQDLAQERSFLRALLESLAEGIAVCDEHGQLTLFNDSAVRIVGLPAESLPPSEWASHYGVYHPDGITLLATEELPLLRALQGEDVRDVPIIIDTEDRPRRFVSISGNVIRGESGEKLGAVVAMHDVTAQQLAEQEVRRVNQELQRSNAELAQFAAVASHDLKSPLRTITSYLQLLERRYQGKLDAQGEQMISFTVEAAKRMDTLIDDLLAYSRLGRERRVRRVDAGQVLQDVLGNLDATIQELNAKVTWSDVPEVIADETQLRQVFQNLVANALKFQPPGRVPEVDVQAIREGDLVRFQVRDNGIGVDPAYFDRIFGIFQRLHGNKQFSGSGIGLAVVKKIIEEHDGSIWVESVVGEGTTFHFTLPVT
- a CDS encoding tetratricopeptide repeat protein; the protein is MYDDAIVQLEAMLAKLKPDALQRAQLVAQLEALKKARDQFAAQPAPQPAAPRPAPAPPKSTGPLTLAQALTNTRALVETGKGRQSFAALTASPAGKDPRRASALAAAAVLRDRPVGALAALLAARAAEPKNPSHLVNAAGLLSLLGRPVEAIALLDGADALKVPFPSAMGLNGQAVALNNRGHALLGLGRAKDAEAVLRRAVSLEPLLAEARTNLAMALRAQNKTEEAVRFFRAGMRRSPPPSQPAVKPPPTSGQTPPPGQSGQQSADPFSPEGAAQLPAERVYDLSRGVRGDLPRIKWPKTPAEAEAQQPKLEAMIAEIKGRNATWHQRLQVLQARLKPVPGPGSDLSHMRVSGIINRIDEAQHEPSLRQLWSTVEDARSRNNVEVMFNGSRLVPGTTGAVLDQKFNPATASGRFWAEVTRLGPEKAKEDKKCPDREPGSSACREAVQVKYDKLNCEAARKGLDEWRASAVRLDNALAAYFAPAYKLMTGLAANISDPVQHQIAVLYIEREVDNLVWIYLLTPATSLGPLPAYSQFCKEPGVAEDPKPAVLTPAQRCILGGATFEADLFVASVSYDCEKVAVEVEKGFLILDGFVEVEYVIEGTKTGEVTVGVGVKGEVGGGPLGTGVEAKGGCYLTVDTGTGKFVDAGVRGGVSAGVAGGALQVEASGSIVVIAG